Within bacterium, the genomic segment ATGCCGAGGAGGAAAAGAAGCCTGACCGAAGGAGTCCCGGAAGCCTCGGTGGATTCTATAAGCCACCTTTCCGCCTCATCGAGCTTCGATTCCCTGGCATAAAGAGCCACGATCCTCTGGTACGGTGACATCAGGTCGGGGTGGGACCGGGTGAGGGCAAGGTAGAGCTCACGGGCTTCCTCTATATTGCCCGTCCCCTCCAGCACCCTGCCAAGCAGGAGACGCTGGGGCACCCCTCCTTTCGCAGCACCCTCCCTCGCCTGCGCCAGGGCCTCTTCCTTTCGCCCGGTACGGCCCAGAAGGCTAACCAGGTAAGTCACCGGCAGGATGTCTTCAGGCCGCTCTTTTACCAGGAACCTGTAACCGGCCTCAGCCTTTTCAAGCTCGCCGGTCATCTCCCGGCTTTGAGCGACTCGCAGTATGGAGCCGGGATGATCCCCGTGGCGCTTGACGTTCCTTTCGTAAACAGCCTTCGCTTCCGAAAGCCTTCCCTGCCTCAAAGCGTTGTCTCCCAGGATCCACATGGCCTCCCTGCCGAGGTTTTTGTCCGAGCTTGCCGTCCTCGCGTAACCTGACGATGCTTCGAAGTTACCGGCGTTGGCCTCGATCTTTGCCAGCAGCAGGTTAGCCTGCGCATGGTCCGGATATTTGCCTGCTATGATCTTCAGGTTCTCCCTGGCCTGAGTGGGTTCTCCACCACCCAGTTGAGCCTGGGCAAGGGAAAGTCTCAACGGAAGGGAGTCGGGCCGGGAATCGAGGGCCTTCTGGAAATCGGACAACGCCTCCCCGGCGTTTCCCCCGGCCATGTTGAGCACTCCTCGAAGAGCAAGGGCCTCGCTATCGCTGGGTGCATATTTCAGAGCGTCATTGACCGCACCCATGGCTTTTTGAATATCTTTTTCAGACCAGTAATGACGGGCAAGGCTCAGTCTCGGTCCCGGAAAATAGGAATCCGTCTCGATGCTTTGTTCCCAGAGCTGGACCGCTTCACCCTTCTGCCCGGAATCGTAAAGCATTAAACCCAGGCGGTAGAGAGCCGGGGCGTTGGGCTCTCTTTCGGACATCTCACGGTAGAGTTTGATCGCATCGTCTTTTCTCCCCACCCTCTCGTATAGAAGGGCCAGACGGACCTTGAGGTCGCTTCTTTCAGGGTTTTCCCTGGCCAGAAGCTCAAGCCGGTCTGTCGCCTCATCCAACAGTCCTTTTCCCTGTAAAAGAGACACCCGGATAAGGCCTGCGTCCATAGAGGCAGGATCGATCTCCTCGGCCTTGCTCAGAGCATCTTCTGCACCTGAAATATCCCCAATGATAAGATTTACCTGGGCCAGGTGAAGCCACGCTTTCGCAGAATCCGGAGAAAGTTCAATTATCTTTTGGGCTGTATCAAGGGCTTCCGTTTGCCTACCCGACCGCACCTGGACCAAAGAGAGCAAGACCAGAAAATCCTGGTCCTCCGGAGACCTAGCGGCCCATTCTGTGATAACCGGTTCCGCCATCTCATGGGCATTGCCCCTCATGAGCAACTGGCTGTACTCGAGGGCAATGTCACGATCCTCCGGAGCCAGTTCGTTGGCGTTGGCATAAGCCCTGGCTGCCTCATTGTAATTTCTCAATCCGACCAACACCTGTCCGAGGAGGAAATAGGCCTGGCTGGACGAGGGTTGGATTTTAATGGCGTTGAGAAGTTCGATGCGGGCAACCTCAAAAT encodes:
- a CDS encoding tetratricopeptide repeat protein; the encoded protein is MRNPSLKCVVLFVFVTSLSLVTACQNTVQKLQKHLADAQNKIEAGDFEVARIELLNAIKIQPSSSQAYFLLGQVLVGLRNYNEAARAYANANELAPEDRDIALEYSQLLMRGNAHEMAEPVITEWAARSPEDQDFLVLLSLVQVRSGRQTEALDTAQKIIELSPDSAKAWLHLAQVNLIIGDISGAEDALSKAEEIDPASMDAGLIRVSLLQGKGLLDEATDRLELLARENPERSDLKVRLALLYERVGRKDDAIKLYREMSEREPNAPALYRLGLMLYDSGQKGEAVQLWEQSIETDSYFPGPRLSLARHYWSEKDIQKAMGAVNDALKYAPSDSEALALRGVLNMAGGNAGEALSDFQKALDSRPDSLPLRLSLAQAQLGGGEPTQARENLKIIAGKYPDHAQANLLLAKIEANAGNFEASSGYARTASSDKNLGREAMWILGDNALRQGRLSEAKAVYERNVKRHGDHPGSILRVAQSREMTGELEKAEAGYRFLVKERPEDILPVTYLVSLLGRTGRKEEALAQAREGAAKGGVPQRLLLGRVLEGTGNIEEARELYLALTRSHPDLMSPYQRIVALYARESKLDEAERWLIESTEASGTPSVRLLFLLGMVQDVLGKKEVSVDSYREVLELDPGFVPAINNLAWNLSESGDLKEALELAARGRKIVPDDPSLGDTYAWILHKSGDSAGALPILRQALDALPENEVVRGHLVEVLKAVGRNDEAAEQQEMLDRLK